One Natrinema longum genomic window carries:
- a CDS encoding flippase, which produces MSLSQRLVRGVKATFGAELLRLGAQGAITLLLTRVFLSPDEYGLVFLAIAVFSIATLFGTLGIPKSMAKFVTEYRETDESQIRHVVRSSIGFNVVTVSLVCLLFFLFRDAIAGAYGEPRLEPLLALGLVYIVVKVAHGYLLIAFQGFGRVTLTAATSTVSSVGRLGFIALFAIAGFGAYGALAGFIAGYFVSVVVGGVFLYRVLSSYPTADSSEPGLSTRIARYSLPLTASQGANVLYKRVDTLMVGFFLTPVAVGFYELAKQISTFVIAPADSLGFTVAPTFGEHKSAERLERAARVYEQSLEYVLLLYLPAVAGIVLLAEPGVRFVFGEEFIGAAPVLQVFSVFVLFQAIDKITNDSLDYLGRATERAIGKGVTGALNFGLNLVLIPAIGIVGAAMSTALCYGIMVLYNVVLIDRELALHWHRIARSTGAAVGVTAAMTVAVVALQPFVTGIVTLLAVIAAGVVVWAGLSIASGLVDVYEISAYM; this is translated from the coding sequence ATGTCACTCTCACAGCGTCTCGTCCGCGGAGTCAAGGCCACCTTCGGTGCGGAACTGCTTCGACTCGGCGCACAGGGGGCGATCACCCTGTTGCTCACGCGCGTGTTCCTCTCTCCCGACGAGTACGGGCTCGTCTTCCTCGCCATCGCCGTCTTTTCGATCGCAACCCTGTTTGGGACCCTCGGAATCCCGAAATCGATGGCGAAGTTCGTCACCGAGTACCGGGAGACCGACGAGTCCCAGATCCGTCACGTCGTTCGGTCGTCGATCGGATTCAACGTCGTCACCGTCTCGCTCGTCTGTCTCCTCTTTTTCCTCTTTCGCGACGCGATCGCCGGTGCGTACGGCGAACCGCGGCTGGAACCGCTGCTGGCGCTGGGGCTCGTCTACATCGTCGTCAAGGTCGCCCACGGCTACCTGCTGATCGCGTTCCAGGGGTTCGGACGGGTCACGCTGACTGCGGCGACCAGTACGGTCTCGAGCGTCGGCCGACTCGGCTTCATCGCGCTCTTCGCGATCGCCGGCTTCGGCGCGTACGGTGCGCTGGCCGGCTTCATCGCCGGCTATTTCGTCTCCGTCGTCGTCGGCGGCGTCTTTCTCTATCGGGTCCTCTCGTCGTATCCGACGGCCGACTCGAGCGAGCCCGGCCTCTCGACGCGGATCGCGCGGTACAGCCTGCCGTTGACGGCATCACAGGGTGCGAACGTGTTGTACAAACGCGTCGACACGCTGATGGTCGGGTTCTTCCTGACGCCGGTCGCGGTCGGCTTCTACGAGCTCGCCAAACAGATCTCGACGTTCGTGATCGCGCCCGCGGACTCGCTGGGGTTTACCGTCGCGCCCACGTTCGGGGAGCACAAATCCGCCGAGCGACTCGAGCGAGCGGCGCGGGTTTACGAGCAATCGCTCGAGTACGTCCTTTTGCTGTACCTGCCGGCGGTCGCCGGGATCGTGCTCCTGGCGGAACCCGGCGTTCGGTTCGTCTTCGGCGAGGAGTTCATCGGCGCTGCGCCGGTCTTGCAGGTGTTCAGTGTCTTCGTCCTGTTTCAGGCGATCGATAAGATCACGAACGACAGCCTCGATTATCTGGGCCGGGCGACCGAACGCGCGATCGGGAAGGGCGTCACCGGGGCGTTGAACTTCGGACTGAACCTCGTGTTGATCCCGGCGATCGGCATCGTCGGCGCGGCGATGTCGACGGCCCTCTGTTACGGAATCATGGTGCTCTACAACGTGGTCCTCATCGACCGGGAACTCGCCCTCCACTGGCATCGGATCGCGAGGTCGACCGGGGCCGCTGTCGGCGTGACTGCCGCGATGACGGTTGCGGTCGTCGCGTTACAGCCGTTCGTCACCGGGATCGTCACCCTGCTCGCGGTCATCGCCGCTGGCGTCGTCGTCTGGGCAGGACTGTCGATCGCCAGTGGTCTCGTCGACGTGTACGAGATCAGTGCCTACATGTAG